Genomic window (Microcoleus sp. FACHB-672):
CTTCTGTAAAATATTAGTTGTGTTACTGAAAAATTAATCATCGCAGAAATATATTTATACTTTCTTATTTTAAATTAATATTTTAATTTCAATAATTATTTAAAGCGATAACACTTTCGGGCTATCTCTTGCTCTTTGCATAAGTCAAGAAAAAAACTTCCAAAGTTAGTGCCGCCCCTATCTGCCTTTTAGCTGGGCAAGAACTCTACCTTTGGTGGATGAGGCTGCGAGTGTAATTGATTAATATATAAAAAACTATAAAAACTTGTCAAACAGCTTAAAAACTCGTAACTCAGCGCTCACCAGGTAGTGAGCCATCCAAAAGCAGATTTAGAAAGTAATAAGAAGCTATGATCCTCTCTCCCGTCTGTTTAATTACTCTAGTGGCTGCTGGTGCAGCAGTTTGGACACTCCTGCACACAACGAATGCCCTATTCACGCTTGTTGCTTTAGGGGCAGTAATTGTTTGCTGCCTGTTGGGTTTTACTTTCGCTCCTTTGCCGTTGCGAGTCTTGATAGTCTTCACCGTTATTGGTGCAGATTGGCTGCAAGTTTCAAGTAGAAGCTAGCCAAGAATGAGGGAATTTTAGCTAATTGCATCAGCAGCAAAAACACGCGGCATTTTTGGGTTTTGTCTTAGAAATTTTTGAGGTTTGCTTACTCAAATTACCGGCTGAGGATAAATCGGTTAAGCGCCAGCCTCCGCCGCGCAGCAAATCTCGATGGCCGGCTGCAAAGACTTAACCTAATCAGTATAAAATTAAAAAAGTTAGGATTAAAAATTCCCTGTTTAGGATGGCTATTAGAGAGAAATACTCACTTCAGAGCTGGCAGGAGCTTGTTTATCTGCTGCGTGAGAGACAACTAAAAGGCGGCTTAAAAAGGTGAGCCACAGGAAGTTTGCTTTAGTCTGTATTACTGCTCACCCAACAACTTAACCTTAAAATACTCCTTAAGTTATATCGAAATACTCTGTGAGGATGAAGCTGTTCTGCTATCGCAGTTGTTAGACTAGAATTCGCCAGTCAAGCTTTTAAAATTGTCCAATTCAGGATGTTATTTGATTTGGAGAAGAGAGTTTGAAGCAGCTAAAAGGTTTTAAGCTAGATAATCTTTTTAAAAAATTGCATCAATATTTTGTTGAAATTTTCTGATATTTTGTCTGCCAAACTCATAATTGACTGAGTGAAGCGGCAGAACATAAGGCTTGTTTAGCAGACCCAAAAACCTTTAGTTGAAATAATCCTGAGTTGCTTTGATAAGTTTAGGGGCGTTAGAGGAGCCGGGGCGGTTACCCTACGGTAAATATCACCCATGCTACGCAATTAAGGAAAAAAAATATGATATCTCAAGATCTTATTTTTCTGTTTCGCGAAACAGCTTGCCGGTTTCTACTCAGGCAACCTTTAACATCTAAAGCACCTTCTGAATGCCTTTTAAATTTGCCCTGTGGCTGTTCTAATCCGGGGACAGCGATCAAATGTGAAGACTGTCCTTATCTAGAGAGCTGTTTATCGCGAGTGAAAAGCTTCGCGGCGCAAAACCAGCACACGAGTGTTTAAGGATTGCTTCCAAAGGTGGCCAGCTTGGTCTGTCCTCAAGCCCAACTTTTTTAGAGTGCCGACCCCGTGAGCGAGCTGAAATGCTCAGTTTTGCGGCATTTCTACCGGCTCAACGAACTTTAAAGATAAAGTTAATCATTGGTGCGGTTGGCAGCCTTCACGAAAGGAGTGACAAGCGTTACTAATTTCTGTTTAATTTTCTGTCTCAATCTATACCTAGAGGATGTGTTAACGAAATACATTGTCATGTTTTATTAATAGTTAACTTAATCAGCATTAGAGGCACTATGTCGGAAAATCAAAACCGTGGGCAATTAGTCATTATTGGTGGGGCGGAAGATAAGGAAGGAGACTGCAAAATCCTTCGTGAATTCGTGCGACGCGCCGGCGGCATTAAAGCTAGAATTGCCGTAATGACCGCTGCAACCAGCCTGCCTAGAGAAGTTGGAGATAACTATGTCAGAGTGTTTGAGCGGTTAGGTGCTGAAGATGTTCGAGTCGTTAACAGCGAACGTCGCGAAGATGCAAGTGACTCCAGCTACTTAGAAACCATAGAAAATTGCACCGCCGTGTTTTTCACCGGCGGCGATCAAGCCCGTATTATCGAGTTGTTAAAAGACACCGAACTCGATACAGCGATTCACAGACGCTACGCTGAAGGAATCGTGGTGGGGGGGACAAGTGCAGGTGCCGCGATGATGCCCGACGAAATGATTATTGAGGGAGACTCTGAGACAAATCCTCGTGTGGATGTGGTGGCAATGGGTCCTGGTATGGGCTTCCTGCCGGGGATCGTAGTGGATCAGCATTTCGCACAGCGTGGACGCTTGGGCCGCTTAATTTCAGCACTGGTACAGCAGCCGGCAGTTTTGGGATTAGGAATTGACGAGAACACAGCAATTATTGTCAACGGTGACGAGTTTGAAGTTGTGGGCGAAGGCGCGGTGACAGTCATCGATGAAACCGAAAAAACCCATGACAACATCGATGGACTTTTGAAAGATGAGGCTTTAGCCGTTTGCGGCGCTAAACTCCACATTCTGCCACATGGATATCGCTTTAACTTAAAAACCCGAAAGCCGGTTCTTGAAAGAGTTCCTGCGCCGATGGCATAAACCGCTCAGTAGGGCCTCAAAAGAGCAAGGGTCTAAAACTAAAAAAATGGGCAAGAGGCGGGACTAATTTGCCCGAATCTCTTGCCCATTCCCAAAAAACCAGCAGTTTAAAAGTTGTTAGTAGCTGCGCTCGTTAGGATTGTTTGATAGCGTTAAGAACGAGCGCATTTGATAAGTTTAAGCACTTTTTAGCTGTTCGTCGGCAGCAGACGACTGCGCCTGAGAGGTAGACACTAACTTCCAGCCGGCACTCATGAGTTTTTGATAGGTTGCCCAGCCCTTAGATCCTCCAGGAACTTGATAGTCTGGGACGGCAAATTGTGGAAAAGCCTTGTAGGGTCGCCAGGGATCACTGGCTGCGGTTCGCAGGTGCAAGATTTTCTCTTCACTCGATCCGAGCGTGGGTAACCAGCACATTTCTCTTAGCATGGGAAACTCCTCTATAAAAATAAGGTGAATTTTGGAGTCAGACAAGTTCCCTAGTCAATCGGCCCAGACTGCCATTGATAACAACTTATAAGTGATTATGAGCAACCCAAAGCTCTGGTAGAAACTAGAGAAAGGTTATCCATTCGGGTAATATAGAGATAGTTTTTTTTGTACCCGCTGGCTTTCTACCTATGACCCCATTCTCGTCATTAAAGTTTCCAATCACCTCTGTCTAAAGCTTTATCTATTTTTGGTAAAAAAATGTTTCTAAAGCTACAAAATTAGGTTTTTTTATAATCCACAAGCAGGAAAAACCCCGGTTCCGTAGCTAATATTACAAATTGTGAAGAGATTTTTATATTTCCGCAGAATGATGACCCGCCTCACTGAATCCCTCAAAATAGGTGGACTCATACCCTCAGAAACAAAGTTGAACGGTTGATGGCTTGCTCTATTGAATTTAAGTTATTCGCTCCCAACAATAAAGCAGCAGAGTTAATTGGGTCATTCTCCGACTGGAAAGAAATCCCGATGGAAAAAGATGAGGATGGCTACTTTCGGACATAGGTTGAGCTGGAAGATAGCATTTATCGCTATAAATTCCGGGTTCAGTTCGGTAAAAGTTTGGCCGGCTACTCAGTTCCTAACTTCCCGTTAGCGCGAATCTGGCGCGATTTAATCGACAATTGCGGTATAAACAGTTGTGGAGGGAACTATGATACTTGACTTGCCAGAAACGACAGCAAAACTGTTAATTTTGCAGTCGGCTAAGTGAATGATGAGGAAGATTATTTAAGCACAGATAAACGCAGATTAGCTAAGCGGATGTTTTAAAGGTTGAATCAGGCTTTGTGATTCTATTTAGGAGCCAAGCACTTGACGATGCTTTTCCCTTCTTTGGATATGAGAAGAAAAGATATTTTTAAAACGATCTCTTAGCCTAGTAGCAAAGATTGGCCGCCATCGATCCACATTTCAGTGCCAGTGATGTGGCTGGAAGCTTCGGAGGCTAGAAATAGCACTAATTGTGCGACTTGTTCCGAGGTTCCGGGTTTGCCATCAGTTAAAGGAATTTGACCTTCGGGAAACTCCACCGGCTCCTTTACAGAGTCAATATTACGCTGTTCTGTATTTTGATCGATATTGGTGCTAATTGCCCCCGGACAAATTACATTGACGCGAATTCGGGACTCAGCAAGTTCTAGTGCAACCATTTTTGCGAAAGCAACTTGACCGGCTTTGGTGGAAGAATAAGCGGTTGCGCCGGTGTTGCTAAAGACGCGAGTGCCATTAATTGAAGAGGTGATGATTACTGAACCGCCTTGTTTTTTCAAATAAGGCACCGCATATTTAACGGTAAAAAATGTGCCGGTGAGGTTAACTTTGATCGTTTTTTCCCACTCTTCAGGTTTTAATTCCTCAATGGGTGCCCAAACACCATTAATGCCGGCGTTGGCAAAAACAATATCGAGCCGGCCCCACTTATCCGAAACTTGTTGATAAGCTTGTTGCATCTGATCGGCTTCTGAAATATCAGCAATCACCGACATTGCTTCACCGCCGCTTTGCTGAATCTGCTCAACCACTTCTTTCAATTCATCCTCTGTGCGTCCCAGCGCTGCCACCTTCGTGCCTTCTTTGGCCAGCAATTTTGCAGCGGCTTTACCGATCCCAGAGCCTGCGCCGGTAATAAGCGCAACTTTATCTGTGAGTTGCATACAATTTTTCTTCCTTTAGTTAGAAGAAACCTAACTTGTCAAAACGATAAAATTCATCCATCTAAAGGAGCAAAATGCCGTGAAAATTGACATAATCGGGCTACTCAAACAAACCTTTGCAGAGTGGCAAGAAGATAAAGCGTCGCGGCTAGCAGCAGCGCTGTCTTATTACACCGCATTTTCCCTTGCGCCGCTATTGATTATCGTAATTGCGATTGTCGCATTGGTTTTTGGCCAAGATGCCGCGCAAGGCGAAATTGTCGGACAAATTCAAGGTTTGGTTGGCGAGGAGGGTGCAAAAGCAATCGAAACCATGATTCAAAATTCCCGCAAGCCGGCTGAAGGCACAATTGCCACGATTATCAGTGTGGCTATTCTTTTATTTGGTGCCACCAACGTCTTCAACCAACTACAGGAATCGCTCAACACGATTTGGGAAGTTGCACCGAAGCCAGGGCGAGGCATTAAAGGGGCGATAAAAGACCGCTTCCCCTCCTTCGCAATGGTTCTCGGAATTGGCTTTTTACTGCTGGTTTCACTGGTTGTCAGCGCCGGACTTACGGCAGTGAGTAATTATTTAGGTCATCTTTTACCCAACCTCAGTATTGTGTGGCGAGTGGTTAACTTTCTGTTTTCCTTCGGTGTTATCACACTGCTGTTTGCGATGATTTACAGAGTCTTGCCAGACGCTAAAATTGCCTGGGGTGATGTTTGGATTGGGGCAGCGATTACTTCTCTGCTATTTACGATAGGTAAATCTTTAATAGGGTTGTATTTAGGAAATAGCAGCGTCGGTTCAACTTATGGGGCTGCCGGCTCGTTTGTTGTGCTGCTGCTATGGGTGAATTATTCCGCGCAAATTCTGTTCTTTGGGGCTGAATTTACGCAGGTTTATGCAAATAAATACGGCTCCAGAATTGTGCCGAATAAAAATGCTTTGCCCCTCACGGAAAAGGCTAGAGCCGGCGAAGGAATGCCCCGCACAAGTTATATGGAGATAGCTAGCGCTCAAGACGATGAAAAGCAAGCTGCCCATGAAAAAAACCGAGTTGCCGGCGACAACCGAGTTTCTACACAAGAGGCTGATGAGACGCCTGAGTATCAGCCGGTGAAGAAAAAGCCCCCACACCCGGCAGCCATTGCCCTCAGTGTGATGATTGGTGCTTATCGCAGCGGGACGAAGCTGTTGGGAATCAACAAAAATCGCCGTTAAGCGAAATCTGACGAAGATAAAGGAAAGTTTTTAATTACTTATTAAAGTAACCCCCAATTTGTTCTGCTAGAACTTGAACATTGGGGGTTTTCATCATTTCTAGATGGTTGCCGGTAACTAAATGAACGTCTGTTCCCGACTCAGTCAGCTCACTCCATCCCATCGTTGGATCTTGACTGTCTGCACTTCCCTGTTCGCAACTTTTAAAAAGCGTAATTCGGTTAGGGTAAGTTTTGGGAGTATAGCTGAGAGTGGCTTGACTGTTAGCCTGAAAAACGCGAAACATTGACCGAATGGTGAGTTGATTTAGCCTTCTCAATTTAGCCTCTTGCGGCATTAAATTAACCATTACTGCCTTTTCTAAAATAAACTTCAATGACCTACGATTTTTGAGTTGAAAAACCTTACTTAAACGAAGAAGATTACTTGTGAATGATTGTGTTTTATGCTTCTCCGAAACGTTCGTCAAATACAAGTAATCCAGAAGAAATGGCCAAATAGAGCGCCTGACCGTGTTAAAGAGAAATTTGCAACCATTCCAGAAAGAAAATTTGTTACCGGCAACAGGTGCAGCCGTGTCTAGCAAAGCGAGTAACCCCACTTCCTCTCCTGCTTTTTGTAACTGTTGCGCCATCTCAAACGCAACCAACCCCCCAAAAGACCAACCGCCTAAAAAATAAGGCCCATTCGGCTGCACCGCCCGTAATGCTTTGATATAGTAAGCGGCCATTTCTTCAATGCGGGTTAAAGGAGATTGTTCGCCATCAATTCCGATGGGTTGCAATCCGTAAAATGGTTGATTTTCTCCTAAATAATAGGCTAATTCATAATAAGGAAACACCACGCCAAAGATGGGATGAACACAGAAAAAAGGCGGATTAGAGCCTTTGGGCTGAATCGGAACTAAGGGCGACCATTTGAGAGATTTTGTTTCCGCAAATAAAGTATTAGCTAAACTTTCTATGGTGGGAGATAAGAAAAGGGAAGATAAGGGCAATTCGCGAGAAAATTGTTTGTGAATTTGCTCCATGAGGCGAATCGCTAGGAGTGAATCTCCTCCCAAGTCGAAGAAGCTATCGCCAACACTCACCCGCTCAACATTAAGAACTTCAGCCCAAATTTTTGCTAATGCTGACTCGGTTGGCGTGCGAGGAGAAATAAAGGTTTTTTGTCGTTGAAGGCGAGTTAAAGCATTGGGTGCCGGCAAAGCACGACGATCCACTTTACCGCTGGGGGTTGCCGGCAGAGTATCTAGAATGACAAACTCTGAGGGCACCATATATTTTGGCAATTTATCTTTGAGAAATTGCCGTAGAGTATTGATCAGGGATGAGGGATCAGCAATCGAGTTAGCCGACACGAGATAAGCCACGATTCGCTGATTAACAGAAATATCCTCTAAAACGATTACAACTGCTTTTCTAATTGCTGGATATTGATTAATAACCGCTTCAATTTCTCCCAATTCTATGCGAAACCCACGTATTTTTACTTGCTGATCAATGCGACCTAAAAATTCAATCTTGCCATCGGGTAAATAACGCGCTAAATCCCCTGTTTTATACAGCCTAGAAGGTTGAAGGGATAAAATTCTTCCTTTCTCCCTAAAAGGGTTAGGAATAAACCTTTCTGCTGTCAATTCAGGCCGGCAAAGGTAGCCTCGCGCCAACCCATCACCGGCAATGTACAATTCGCCGGTAATGCCAATCGGTGCCGGCTGTAAATTTCGGTCTAATATATAAACTTGAGTATTCAGAATTGGACGACCAATTGACGGTTT
Coding sequences:
- a CDS encoding cyanophycinase; its protein translation is MSENQNRGQLVIIGGAEDKEGDCKILREFVRRAGGIKARIAVMTAATSLPREVGDNYVRVFERLGAEDVRVVNSERREDASDSSYLETIENCTAVFFTGGDQARIIELLKDTELDTAIHRRYAEGIVVGGTSAGAAMMPDEMIIEGDSETNPRVDVVAMGPGMGFLPGIVVDQHFAQRGRLGRLISALVQQPAVLGLGIDENTAIIVNGDEFEVVGEGAVTVIDETEKTHDNIDGLLKDEALAVCGAKLHILPHGYRFNLKTRKPVLERVPAPMA
- a CDS encoding YihY/virulence factor BrkB family protein, which codes for MKIDIIGLLKQTFAEWQEDKASRLAAALSYYTAFSLAPLLIIVIAIVALVFGQDAAQGEIVGQIQGLVGEEGAKAIETMIQNSRKPAEGTIATIISVAILLFGATNVFNQLQESLNTIWEVAPKPGRGIKGAIKDRFPSFAMVLGIGFLLLVSLVVSAGLTAVSNYLGHLLPNLSIVWRVVNFLFSFGVITLLFAMIYRVLPDAKIAWGDVWIGAAITSLLFTIGKSLIGLYLGNSSVGSTYGAAGSFVVLLLWVNYSAQILFFGAEFTQVYANKYGSRIVPNKNALPLTEKARAGEGMPRTSYMEIASAQDDEKQAAHEKNRVAGDNRVSTQEADETPEYQPVKKKPPHPAAIALSVMIGAYRSGTKLLGINKNRR
- a CDS encoding glycogen-binding domain-containing protein gives rise to the protein MACSIEFKLFAPNNKAAELIGSFSDWKEIPMEKDEDGYFRT
- a CDS encoding SDR family oxidoreductase translates to MQLTDKVALITGAGSGIGKAAAKLLAKEGTKVAALGRTEDELKEVVEQIQQSGGEAMSVIADISEADQMQQAYQQVSDKWGRLDIVFANAGINGVWAPIEELKPEEWEKTIKVNLTGTFFTVKYAVPYLKKQGGSVIITSSINGTRVFSNTGATAYSSTKAGQVAFAKMVALELAESRIRVNVICPGAISTNIDQNTEQRNIDSVKEPVEFPEGQIPLTDGKPGTSEQVAQLVLFLASEASSHITGTEMWIDGGQSLLLG